Proteins from one Plodia interpunctella isolate USDA-ARS_2022_Savannah chromosome 7, ilPloInte3.2, whole genome shotgun sequence genomic window:
- the zfh1 gene encoding zinc finger protein 1 isoform X3 → MVARTDESMFGCYGDSYSYRLWSLANVWGACRFRPLAGGGDSKPSEEEEDRGGSPLGPGGPFSCSQCRGAYPTREQLERHETLHSPNTQVDTVKYSCKICHKSFANVYRLQRHMISHDESALLRKFKCNDCDKAFKFKHHLKEHLRIHSGEKPFECANCGKKFSHSGSYSSHMTSKKCLVMNLKMGRIKPNNPALNPERSPSHRKRANAMVASHLNNNIAPNSNSYLPILPKYNEAAAAAFFASMSSPDNNFPRPSLGQPGISPFYMPPGMNMSPASGITPYSFPALSQLFEQIASTQYQQRKLEDALNPKHMGSATDPEDLIEEVTEEDDKRSEGSAELVMDIEEDEAMNIKKEQEDRENDRRSPTHNYDSVPSNNPVHHNNHGFNTILESVNASVAKHFFTTNMEKLSPVSGNICPSIESPPAPHIKEEPDDNFRCIKCNEHFNNKSDLLDHEKLVCGNIFRKHEGLAAQVAETAALKRIEAEARASIQSGVSASEDEDFSREERDEKSSIHDNDRKIRVRTALSEEQQAVLKEQYAVNPRPNRDEFKKIAQQIGLDNRVVQVWFQNNRARVRRMTQTLASSDQPLDLSTKKTNPSVTSSPTPSPPCSISVTHSDSEEAVNLSQKSSRSTTPHHANFMPAYPHSNCSSSSLTDFRLSPSPGEPINGHKRLLTHKMSINPLMPMDKLLQFNDMARSPLLNMSMASDINRQTTSPSYERALWGEDRQTPNEYDDEATVLKKSKLKPSAEFKEGEGQFVCDQCDKTFVKQSSLARHKYEHSGQRPYKCVECPKAFKHKHHLTEHKRLHTGEKPFQCCKCFKKFSHSGSYSQHMNHRFAICKPYRD, encoded by the exons TTCGTCCGCTCGCGGGCGGAGGCGACAGCAAGCCGTCGGAAGAGGAGGAGGACCGCGGAGGTTCCCCTTTGGGCCCCGGGGGCCCTTTCAGCTGCAGCCAGTGCCGCGGGGCCTACCCCACCAGAGAGCAGCTGGAGAGACACGAGACGCTCCACTCGCCCAACACACAGGTGGATACCGTCAAATAT TCATGCAAAATCTGCCACAAGAGCTTCGCCAACGTGTATCGCCTACAGCGGCATATGATTAGCCACGACGAGAGCGCTCTCTTACGCAAATTCAAGTGCAACGACTGCGATAAAGCCTTTAAGTTTAAACATCACTTAAAAGAACATCTCCGAATCCACAGCGGTGAGAAACCGTTCGAATGTGCAAACTGTGGAAAGAAATTCTCTCACTCGGGCTCATATTCCAGCCACATGACTTCCAAGAAATGTCTTGTCATGAACCTCAAAATGGGCAGAATAAAGCCCAACAACCCCGCTCTAAACCCTGAACGCAGTCCTTCGCATCGAAAACGAGCGAATGCAATGGTCGCGTCTCATCTAAACAATAACATTGCTCCGAACAGCAACTCTTACTTACCCATACTTCCTAAATACAACGAGGCTGCTGCAGCCGCATTTTTCGCATCAATGTCTTCTCCAGACAATAACTTCCCAAGACCTTCACTTGGACAGCCTGGTATCAGTCCATTTTACATGCCTCCTGGTATGAATATGAGCCCTGCGAGTGGAATAACTCCTTACAGCTTTCCTGCTCTTAGTCAACTATTTGAGCAGATTGCTTCAACACAATACCAACAAAGAAAACTAGAAGATGCCTTGAATCCGAAACATATGGGTTCTGCGACTGACCCGGAAGATTTAATAGAAGAGGTTACTGAGGAAGACGACAAACGATCAGAAGGTAGCGCAGAACTCGTAATGGATATAGAAGAGGATGAAGCTATGAACATTAAAAAGGAACAAGAAGATCGGGAGAACGATCGAAGATCGCCAACTCACAATTATGATTCCGTCCCTTCCAATAACCCTGTGCACCATAATAATCACGGTTTCAACACTATTTTAGAGTCTGTAAATGCATCGGTGGCTAAACACTTCTTTACAACGAATATGGAAAAGCTTTCACCAGTATCTGGAAATATATGCCCCAGTATAGAATCACCGCCTGCTCCACATATTAAAGAAGAACCTGATGATAATTTTCGGTGTATAAAGTGCAATGAACATTTTAACAACAAAAGTGACCTTTTAGATCATGAAAAATTAGTTTGtggcaatatttttagaaagcATGAAGGTTTGGCAGCTCAAGTAGCTGAAACAGCAGCTTTAAAGAGAATAGAAGCAGAAGCCCGTGCTTCTATTCAGAGTGGAGTTAGTGCCAGTGAGGATGAAGATTTCTCTAGAGAAGAAAGAGATGAAAAAAGTTCTATCCACGACAACGATAGGAAGATAAGAGTTCGCACAGCATTGAGTGAGGAACAGCAAGCGGTGTTGAAAGAGCAATATGCAGTGAATCCCCGACCAAATCGCGatgaatttaagaaaattgctCAGCAGATTGGTTTGGACAACAGAGTTGTGCAAGTATGGTTCCAAAATAATAGAGCAAGAGTGCGAAGAATGACACAAACATTAGCGTCATCCGACCAACCTTTAGATTTATCCACTAAGAAAACTAACCCATCTGTGACGTCAAGTCCGACCCCTTCACCACCATGTAGCATTTCAGTGACACATTCCGACTCCGAGGAAGCAGTGAATCTGAGTCAGAAGTCGTCGCGTAGCACGACACCGCACCACGCTAACTTTATGCCCGCGTATCCACATTCCAACTGCTCGTCATCTTCTCTAACCGACTTTAGATTATCTCCTTCTCCTGGCGAGCCTATCAATGGACATAAAAGGTTACTGACACACAAGATGTCCATCAACCCTTTGATGCCCATGGACAAGCTCCTACAGTTTAATGATATGGCTCGATCGCCTTTGCTTAACATGTCGATGGCATCGGATATAAACCGGCAGACGACGAGTCCCTCGTACGAGCGTGCCCTGTGGGGggaagacagacagacaccgAACGAATACGACGACGAAGCAACAGTACTTAAAAAGAGCAAACTGAAGCCGAGTGCAGAATTCAAGGAAGGAGAGGGGCAATTTGTATGTGACCAGTGCGACAAGACGTTCGTGAAGCAAAGTTCTCTTGCCAGACATAAATATGAACATTCAG GACAACGGCCATACAAATGCGTGGAGTGTCCGAAGGCCTTCAAGCACAAACATCATTTAACTGAACACAAAAGGTTACACACGGGAGAAAAGCCGTTCCAATGCTGCAAATGCTTTAAGAAATTCTCCCACTCTGGGTCTTACAGCCAGCACATGAATCATCGTTTTGCTATATGTAAACCTTATAGAGATTAG
- the zfh1 gene encoding zinc finger protein 1 isoform X2: MKVHSSLMGVGGWYERLAAGWLPDMRSKQVPTSTTSARRFAALIRPLAGGGDSKPSEEEEDRGGSPLGPGGPFSCSQCRGAYPTREQLERHETLHSPNTQSCKICHKSFANVYRLQRHMISHDESALLRKFKCNDCDKAFKFKHHLKEHLRIHSGEKPFECANCGKKFSHSGSYSSHMTSKKCLVMNLKMGRIKPNNPALNPERSPSHRKRANAMVASHLNNNIAPNSNSYLPILPKYNEAAAAAFFASMSSPDNNFPRPSLGQPGISPFYMPPGMNMSPASGITPYSFPALSQLFEQIASTQYQQRKLEDALNPKHMGSATDPEDLIEEVTEEDDKRSEGSAELVMDIEEDEAMNIKKEQEDRENDRRSPTHNYDSVPSNNPVHHNNHGFNTILESVNASVAKHFFTTNMEKLSPVSGNICPSIESPPAPHIKEEPDDNFRCIKCNEHFNNKSDLLDHEKLVCGNIFRKHEGLAAQVAETAALKRIEAEARASIQSGVSASEDEDFSREERDEKSSIHDNDRKIRVRTALSEEQQAVLKEQYAVNPRPNRDEFKKIAQQIGLDNRVVQVWFQNNRARVRRMTQTLASSDQPLDLSTKKTNPSVTSSPTPSPPCSISVTHSDSEEAVNLSQKSSRSTTPHHANFMPAYPHSNCSSSSLTDFRLSPSPGEPINGHKRLLTHKMSINPLMPMDKLLQFNDMARSPLLNMSMASDINRQTTSPSYERALWGEDRQTPNEYDDEATVLKKSKLKPSAEFKEGEGQFVCDQCDKTFVKQSSLARHKYEHSGQRPYKCVECPKAFKHKHHLTEHKRLHTGEKPFQCCKCFKKFSHSGSYSQHMNHRFAICKPYRD; encoded by the exons TTCGTCCGCTCGCGGGCGGAGGCGACAGCAAGCCGTCGGAAGAGGAGGAGGACCGCGGAGGTTCCCCTTTGGGCCCCGGGGGCCCTTTCAGCTGCAGCCAGTGCCGCGGGGCCTACCCCACCAGAGAGCAGCTGGAGAGACACGAGACGCTCCACTCGCCCAACACACAG TCATGCAAAATCTGCCACAAGAGCTTCGCCAACGTGTATCGCCTACAGCGGCATATGATTAGCCACGACGAGAGCGCTCTCTTACGCAAATTCAAGTGCAACGACTGCGATAAAGCCTTTAAGTTTAAACATCACTTAAAAGAACATCTCCGAATCCACAGCGGTGAGAAACCGTTCGAATGTGCAAACTGTGGAAAGAAATTCTCTCACTCGGGCTCATATTCCAGCCACATGACTTCCAAGAAATGTCTTGTCATGAACCTCAAAATGGGCAGAATAAAGCCCAACAACCCCGCTCTAAACCCTGAACGCAGTCCTTCGCATCGAAAACGAGCGAATGCAATGGTCGCGTCTCATCTAAACAATAACATTGCTCCGAACAGCAACTCTTACTTACCCATACTTCCTAAATACAACGAGGCTGCTGCAGCCGCATTTTTCGCATCAATGTCTTCTCCAGACAATAACTTCCCAAGACCTTCACTTGGACAGCCTGGTATCAGTCCATTTTACATGCCTCCTGGTATGAATATGAGCCCTGCGAGTGGAATAACTCCTTACAGCTTTCCTGCTCTTAGTCAACTATTTGAGCAGATTGCTTCAACACAATACCAACAAAGAAAACTAGAAGATGCCTTGAATCCGAAACATATGGGTTCTGCGACTGACCCGGAAGATTTAATAGAAGAGGTTACTGAGGAAGACGACAAACGATCAGAAGGTAGCGCAGAACTCGTAATGGATATAGAAGAGGATGAAGCTATGAACATTAAAAAGGAACAAGAAGATCGGGAGAACGATCGAAGATCGCCAACTCACAATTATGATTCCGTCCCTTCCAATAACCCTGTGCACCATAATAATCACGGTTTCAACACTATTTTAGAGTCTGTAAATGCATCGGTGGCTAAACACTTCTTTACAACGAATATGGAAAAGCTTTCACCAGTATCTGGAAATATATGCCCCAGTATAGAATCACCGCCTGCTCCACATATTAAAGAAGAACCTGATGATAATTTTCGGTGTATAAAGTGCAATGAACATTTTAACAACAAAAGTGACCTTTTAGATCATGAAAAATTAGTTTGtggcaatatttttagaaagcATGAAGGTTTGGCAGCTCAAGTAGCTGAAACAGCAGCTTTAAAGAGAATAGAAGCAGAAGCCCGTGCTTCTATTCAGAGTGGAGTTAGTGCCAGTGAGGATGAAGATTTCTCTAGAGAAGAAAGAGATGAAAAAAGTTCTATCCACGACAACGATAGGAAGATAAGAGTTCGCACAGCATTGAGTGAGGAACAGCAAGCGGTGTTGAAAGAGCAATATGCAGTGAATCCCCGACCAAATCGCGatgaatttaagaaaattgctCAGCAGATTGGTTTGGACAACAGAGTTGTGCAAGTATGGTTCCAAAATAATAGAGCAAGAGTGCGAAGAATGACACAAACATTAGCGTCATCCGACCAACCTTTAGATTTATCCACTAAGAAAACTAACCCATCTGTGACGTCAAGTCCGACCCCTTCACCACCATGTAGCATTTCAGTGACACATTCCGACTCCGAGGAAGCAGTGAATCTGAGTCAGAAGTCGTCGCGTAGCACGACACCGCACCACGCTAACTTTATGCCCGCGTATCCACATTCCAACTGCTCGTCATCTTCTCTAACCGACTTTAGATTATCTCCTTCTCCTGGCGAGCCTATCAATGGACATAAAAGGTTACTGACACACAAGATGTCCATCAACCCTTTGATGCCCATGGACAAGCTCCTACAGTTTAATGATATGGCTCGATCGCCTTTGCTTAACATGTCGATGGCATCGGATATAAACCGGCAGACGACGAGTCCCTCGTACGAGCGTGCCCTGTGGGGggaagacagacagacaccgAACGAATACGACGACGAAGCAACAGTACTTAAAAAGAGCAAACTGAAGCCGAGTGCAGAATTCAAGGAAGGAGAGGGGCAATTTGTATGTGACCAGTGCGACAAGACGTTCGTGAAGCAAAGTTCTCTTGCCAGACATAAATATGAACATTCAG GACAACGGCCATACAAATGCGTGGAGTGTCCGAAGGCCTTCAAGCACAAACATCATTTAACTGAACACAAAAGGTTACACACGGGAGAAAAGCCGTTCCAATGCTGCAAATGCTTTAAGAAATTCTCCCACTCTGGGTCTTACAGCCAGCACATGAATCATCGTTTTGCTATATGTAAACCTTATAGAGATTAG
- the zfh1 gene encoding zinc finger protein 1 isoform X1, giving the protein MKVHSSLMGVGGWYERLAAGWLPDMRSKQVPTSTTSARRFAALIRPLAGGGDSKPSEEEEDRGGSPLGPGGPFSCSQCRGAYPTREQLERHETLHSPNTQVDTVKYSCKICHKSFANVYRLQRHMISHDESALLRKFKCNDCDKAFKFKHHLKEHLRIHSGEKPFECANCGKKFSHSGSYSSHMTSKKCLVMNLKMGRIKPNNPALNPERSPSHRKRANAMVASHLNNNIAPNSNSYLPILPKYNEAAAAAFFASMSSPDNNFPRPSLGQPGISPFYMPPGMNMSPASGITPYSFPALSQLFEQIASTQYQQRKLEDALNPKHMGSATDPEDLIEEVTEEDDKRSEGSAELVMDIEEDEAMNIKKEQEDRENDRRSPTHNYDSVPSNNPVHHNNHGFNTILESVNASVAKHFFTTNMEKLSPVSGNICPSIESPPAPHIKEEPDDNFRCIKCNEHFNNKSDLLDHEKLVCGNIFRKHEGLAAQVAETAALKRIEAEARASIQSGVSASEDEDFSREERDEKSSIHDNDRKIRVRTALSEEQQAVLKEQYAVNPRPNRDEFKKIAQQIGLDNRVVQVWFQNNRARVRRMTQTLASSDQPLDLSTKKTNPSVTSSPTPSPPCSISVTHSDSEEAVNLSQKSSRSTTPHHANFMPAYPHSNCSSSSLTDFRLSPSPGEPINGHKRLLTHKMSINPLMPMDKLLQFNDMARSPLLNMSMASDINRQTTSPSYERALWGEDRQTPNEYDDEATVLKKSKLKPSAEFKEGEGQFVCDQCDKTFVKQSSLARHKYEHSGQRPYKCVECPKAFKHKHHLTEHKRLHTGEKPFQCCKCFKKFSHSGSYSQHMNHRFAICKPYRD; this is encoded by the exons TTCGTCCGCTCGCGGGCGGAGGCGACAGCAAGCCGTCGGAAGAGGAGGAGGACCGCGGAGGTTCCCCTTTGGGCCCCGGGGGCCCTTTCAGCTGCAGCCAGTGCCGCGGGGCCTACCCCACCAGAGAGCAGCTGGAGAGACACGAGACGCTCCACTCGCCCAACACACAGGTGGATACCGTCAAATAT TCATGCAAAATCTGCCACAAGAGCTTCGCCAACGTGTATCGCCTACAGCGGCATATGATTAGCCACGACGAGAGCGCTCTCTTACGCAAATTCAAGTGCAACGACTGCGATAAAGCCTTTAAGTTTAAACATCACTTAAAAGAACATCTCCGAATCCACAGCGGTGAGAAACCGTTCGAATGTGCAAACTGTGGAAAGAAATTCTCTCACTCGGGCTCATATTCCAGCCACATGACTTCCAAGAAATGTCTTGTCATGAACCTCAAAATGGGCAGAATAAAGCCCAACAACCCCGCTCTAAACCCTGAACGCAGTCCTTCGCATCGAAAACGAGCGAATGCAATGGTCGCGTCTCATCTAAACAATAACATTGCTCCGAACAGCAACTCTTACTTACCCATACTTCCTAAATACAACGAGGCTGCTGCAGCCGCATTTTTCGCATCAATGTCTTCTCCAGACAATAACTTCCCAAGACCTTCACTTGGACAGCCTGGTATCAGTCCATTTTACATGCCTCCTGGTATGAATATGAGCCCTGCGAGTGGAATAACTCCTTACAGCTTTCCTGCTCTTAGTCAACTATTTGAGCAGATTGCTTCAACACAATACCAACAAAGAAAACTAGAAGATGCCTTGAATCCGAAACATATGGGTTCTGCGACTGACCCGGAAGATTTAATAGAAGAGGTTACTGAGGAAGACGACAAACGATCAGAAGGTAGCGCAGAACTCGTAATGGATATAGAAGAGGATGAAGCTATGAACATTAAAAAGGAACAAGAAGATCGGGAGAACGATCGAAGATCGCCAACTCACAATTATGATTCCGTCCCTTCCAATAACCCTGTGCACCATAATAATCACGGTTTCAACACTATTTTAGAGTCTGTAAATGCATCGGTGGCTAAACACTTCTTTACAACGAATATGGAAAAGCTTTCACCAGTATCTGGAAATATATGCCCCAGTATAGAATCACCGCCTGCTCCACATATTAAAGAAGAACCTGATGATAATTTTCGGTGTATAAAGTGCAATGAACATTTTAACAACAAAAGTGACCTTTTAGATCATGAAAAATTAGTTTGtggcaatatttttagaaagcATGAAGGTTTGGCAGCTCAAGTAGCTGAAACAGCAGCTTTAAAGAGAATAGAAGCAGAAGCCCGTGCTTCTATTCAGAGTGGAGTTAGTGCCAGTGAGGATGAAGATTTCTCTAGAGAAGAAAGAGATGAAAAAAGTTCTATCCACGACAACGATAGGAAGATAAGAGTTCGCACAGCATTGAGTGAGGAACAGCAAGCGGTGTTGAAAGAGCAATATGCAGTGAATCCCCGACCAAATCGCGatgaatttaagaaaattgctCAGCAGATTGGTTTGGACAACAGAGTTGTGCAAGTATGGTTCCAAAATAATAGAGCAAGAGTGCGAAGAATGACACAAACATTAGCGTCATCCGACCAACCTTTAGATTTATCCACTAAGAAAACTAACCCATCTGTGACGTCAAGTCCGACCCCTTCACCACCATGTAGCATTTCAGTGACACATTCCGACTCCGAGGAAGCAGTGAATCTGAGTCAGAAGTCGTCGCGTAGCACGACACCGCACCACGCTAACTTTATGCCCGCGTATCCACATTCCAACTGCTCGTCATCTTCTCTAACCGACTTTAGATTATCTCCTTCTCCTGGCGAGCCTATCAATGGACATAAAAGGTTACTGACACACAAGATGTCCATCAACCCTTTGATGCCCATGGACAAGCTCCTACAGTTTAATGATATGGCTCGATCGCCTTTGCTTAACATGTCGATGGCATCGGATATAAACCGGCAGACGACGAGTCCCTCGTACGAGCGTGCCCTGTGGGGggaagacagacagacaccgAACGAATACGACGACGAAGCAACAGTACTTAAAAAGAGCAAACTGAAGCCGAGTGCAGAATTCAAGGAAGGAGAGGGGCAATTTGTATGTGACCAGTGCGACAAGACGTTCGTGAAGCAAAGTTCTCTTGCCAGACATAAATATGAACATTCAG GACAACGGCCATACAAATGCGTGGAGTGTCCGAAGGCCTTCAAGCACAAACATCATTTAACTGAACACAAAAGGTTACACACGGGAGAAAAGCCGTTCCAATGCTGCAAATGCTTTAAGAAATTCTCCCACTCTGGGTCTTACAGCCAGCACATGAATCATCGTTTTGCTATATGTAAACCTTATAGAGATTAG